Proteins encoded in a region of the Leishmania major strain Friedlin complete genome, chromosome 14 genome:
- the AAT21 gene encoding putative amino acid permease encodes MRHARERSGATDGAHAGDGDLVHASSQIKDVVSVNGISLGCGGIEDEKLATAANGKSVRVRRNVEVIFHPELRRTKEVIRRPEWVRRAGECVAHRGSLSTIALFGIMFANCVGGGYGFEDGIGSAGPLITLIVCGILPWMWAFPTGLAVAELSTAVPSNSGVLMWTNAAFPPFMSFMCILATIFITFIGNATYPNLTAEYAQQLGNLKLAPVAGVKVGVVALCCILNCVGVEIVGSSSIILCAITILPFTLLTVIQLFSKGFNRAVLYVDVKKVNWAEFFSILSWNYANIENAGAVVEEVANPRRALPKAMMMLMLSTYVGYVMPMLAGVSAMGVDQDYSKWKAGHWPEVAKVIAGDWLKYMLFAGALLSGIGFTLTSMCCTSRLLAGMGTMQMFPKKVSRVIGYYHPRLGTPIPAIFINSLVTLVFSVSMEFTSVVSLCQSIYCLRMLLIYASLVKMRIDYPNLPRPYALPFSTCTTALVLLPAAAFSLMASIVSAMTSLGIGMALVGFVVVGSGVSWLYCRIFARNGFQGVIVQCEVSSGDDAEAGAADSANDSALSEGIFYADEERNSGEPVDDLLLGILPMPLAAPGPLASTVLPRGSEVSSSQWHVRHGMTDRDAIGSQAGEEMIGMEYALQDGPSTDIMVVNSSATAHALGSSTAVCSPTSSFHTYRVACGVETTMRHRHRARSHGAGGGGGGATNSGNYGPAVSGEESGEDPDITPAEHSGGGFTLSATGLPGQVLSTSPPQLILSPQQVLLNVPAAGSWSSSRSPTPASGPRSPILTSAINMSTTRKPPPPPTSL; translated from the coding sequence ATGCGCCATGCccgcgagcgcagcggagCTACGGATGGGGCGCatgctggcgacggcgaccTCGTCCACGCATCGTCACAAATAAAAGATGTCGTCAGCGTGAATGGCATCTCGCTCGGATGCGGTGGCATCGAGGACGAGAAGctggccaccgctgccaacGGCAAGTCGGTTCGTGTGCGCCGCAACGTTGAAGTCATCTTCCACCCGGAGCTGCGACGCACCAAGGAGGTGATTCGGCGCCCAGAGTgggtgcgccgcgctggcgaaTGCGTCGCCCATCGCGGCTCCCTCAGCACTATCGCCCTCTTCGGCATCATGTTCGCCAACTGTGTTGGCGGTGGCTACGGCTTCGAGGATGGCATCGGGTCGGCTGGTCCCCTCATCACGCTTATCGTGTGTGGTATCTTGCCGTGGATGTGGGCCTTCCCTACCGGGTTGGCTGTCGCCGAGCTGTCCACCGCCGTGCCGAGCAACTCGGGCGTGCTGATGTGGACGAACGCGGCGTTCCCACCCTTCATGTCATTTATGTGCATTCTTGCAACCATCTTCATCACCTTCATTGGCAATGCCACGTACCCGAACCTCACGGCCGAGTACGCGCAGCAGTTGGGCAACCTCAAACTCGCTCCGGTGGCGGGTGTGAAGGTCGGTGTGGTGGCGCTCTGCTGCATCCTCAactgcgtcggcgtcgagATCGtcggcagctcctccatcatCCTCTGTGCCATCACCATTTTGCCCTTCACGCTGCTGACGGTGATCCAACTCTTCTCCAAGGGCTTCAACAGGGCGGTGCTGTATGTGGATGTGAAGAAGGTGAACTGGGCCGAGTTCTTCTCCATCCTTAGCTGGAACTACGCCAACATTGAAAACGCTGGCGCTGTCGTCGAGGAAGTCGCGAACCCGCGCCGGGCTCTTCCAAAGGCCATGATGATGCTCATGCTGAGCACGTACGTCGGCTACGTCATGCCAATGCTCGCTGGCGTGAGCGCCATGGGTGTTGATCAGGACTACTCGAAGTGGAAGGCGGGGCACTGGCCTGAGGTGGCGAAGGTGATCGCCGGTGACTGGCTCAAGTACATGCTGTtcgccggcgcgctgctcagcGGCATCGGCTTCACTCTGACCAGCATGTGCTGCACGAGCCGGCTGCTGGCAGGCATGGGCACCATGCAGATGTTCCCCAAGAAGGTGTCGAGGGTGATCGGCTACTACCACCCGCGCCTCGGCACCCCCATCCCGGCCATCTTCATCAACTCCCTCGTCACTCTCGTCTTTAGCGTGAGCATGGAGTTCACCAGTGTCGTATCGCTGTGTCAGTCTATCTACTGCCTCCGCATGCTGCTTATCTACGCGTCGCTCGTCAAGATGCGCATCGACTATCCAAACCTACCACGGCCCTACGCACTCCCCTTCAGCACATGCACGACGGCattggtgctgctgccagcggcggcctTCTCGCTGATGGCCTCGATCGTGTCAGCCATGACGTCCCTCGGCATAGGCATGGCGCTTGTCggcttcgtcgtcgttggAAGTGGTGTTTCGTGGCTGTACTGCCGCATCTTTGCCCGCAACGGCTTTCAAGGCGTCATTGTGCAGTGCGAGGTGTCCTCCGGTGACGACGCGGAGGCCGGCGCGGCCGACAGCGCCAACGACAGCGCGCTGAGCGAGGGCATCTTCTACGCGGATGAAGAGCGCAACAGCGGCGAGCCTGTGGACGACCTTCTTCTCGGTATTTTGCCGATGCCTCTGGCCGCACCTGGGCCGCTTGCGTCGACCGTCTtgccgcgcggcagcgaagTCAGCTCCAGTCAGTGGCACGTGCGGCATGGGATGACAGACCGCGACGCCATCGGCAGTCAGGCGGGAGAAGAGATGATCGGCATGGAGTACGCCCTTCAGGACGGGCCCAGCACGGATATAATGGTTGTGAACAGCAGCGCGACAGCGCATGCGCTGgggagcagcaccgctgtctGCTCGCCAACCAGCAGCTTCCATACCTACAGGGTCGCCTGCGGCGTTGAGACGACCAtgcgtcaccgccaccgcgcccgtagccacggcgccggtggcggcggaggcggtgcgacCAACAGCGGCAACTACGGCCCGGCCGTGAGCggcgaggagagcggcgaggatCCCGATATCACCCCCGCGGAacacagcggtggcggcttcACATTGTCAGCTACGGGCCTGCCTGGACAAGTGCTGTCGACATCGCCGCCGCAACTGATATTGAGCCCTCAGCAGGTTCTCCTCAATGTCCCGGCCGCTGGCAgttggagcagcagccgatCCCCAACGCCAGCCAGCGGCCCCCGCAGCCCGATCTTGACAAGCGCCATAAATATGAGCACGACCAGGAagccgccccctccccccacctctctGTAA
- a CDS encoding inositol polyphosphate kinase-like protein has translation MHKSLSRSTFNAVFEHLSAEEQRASRQRSVNASFDHRPQQQQPLRPMSGQALDTAVEVVALCDRAEGESTTSQAEEPLMPLLRDMNDDSTDALKLCNSSDELDGYCSSCEGSLPDNSASSSSEDASRATLSTSVAAALRKDARRKPHSRHHRHRYRGRGSLIRSAARDEEWQRLVAMSFDESTAMAKAADSDTTTMASPVVSTPAVAAAGGAAREGAFKGMCTPYPKPITATTNTKTSLAMISAALNVESRTAEADTRSNSDSPCSKSGNAVGNTLDAVLLHVQVPALARDGRGGESARALRSSAASLCLLGKRDSCDAAEVSIDRAAGDQCILETSPTAMSRPPILSPAGTLSLAGTAVITSNGNNNGSNSSAVGAGDALQVTSCDAMAPPPVEEAACVAPAAVGLMKSSTVNVYDGFVTLTAAANPLQEATQGPSAEPRPDKTLSISPAGEAAAETTGVALQAAPVAGVATLTSTNATIPLGHAAAETSSKHLQDSSGSPTHVDLSSSSSVGGHHLSVTEGSVFLKQSGSRREEAFYNMIQPYQEALVRKAVRQAPHTVQHWSQHHAGTPCAGVQQGAASTAAAASPSSKAGHLSPLHASASHRQRDDDSDSVVADPDDVAAMCEARWEAYQQYEAEDMSNLNILASEQLAKKNAGCERQRGGGGGDCAGLLYNSPSSPTSLRQVDKDLVELAARLWWTVRCRHFYRTSAPAYEVQRQAAEAASLSPLSSLAWPPAATTCGSGGAAVTYSLDTAPASQQPHHAPHDSLEALPPTLPLSPMSASMIEQEKAEHRGEAAAALAPSVSGTATPCMVGSFAASLLEGLTSSSSAAERQYAVQKHRALQLFAAFVPRYHGTRRLFARDVLRCESKKQPQQPGKQQIVVDADNDDDEDNNSGDKKICHMIMLEYVCYRFRRPCVMDIKMGSRQYGLHPSAEKKRSKERKARLSTSARYGIRLAGYRRWNADEGRYNCRSKLQCRCLSLNEVKSEMSTFLLHSREMEQVFRRQLQRLRVAFSQQTIFRFYTSSLLFVYDADDPLKTARVTMVDFAYTYESKELLQGGDPDADFDYDVGYLKALDTLLSLLA, from the coding sequence ATGCACAAGTCTCTGTCGCGGTCAACCTTCAACGCCGTTTTCGAGCACTTGTCtgccgaggagcagcgcgctAGTCGCCAGCGCAGCGTCAACGCCAGCTTCGACCACCGcccgcaacagcagcagcctctgCGACCCATGTCCGGACAGGCGCTAGACACCGCCGTCGAGGTCGTCGCACTGTGCGACCGCGCCGAAGGCGAGTCCACCACCTCTCAGGCGGAAGAgccgctgatgccgctgctgcgtgacATGAACGACGATTCGACGGATGCGCTGAAGCtgtgcaacagcagcgatgaGCTGGATGGCTACTGCAGCTCCTGTGAAGGATCCCTGCCGGACaacagcgccagcagcagtagtGAAGACGCTTCTAGAGCAACGCTGTCGACAAGCGTTGCGGCAGCTCTGCGCAAGGACGCTCGTCGCAAGCCCCACAGccgccaccatcgccaccgctATCGCGGTCGTGGATCGCTGAtacgcagcgctgcgcgcgATGAGGAGTGGCAACGGCTGGTGGCCATGAGCTTCGACGAGTCGACAGCAatggcgaaggcggcggacTCTGACACGACGACCATGGCATCGCCTGTCGTCTCAacgccggcggtggctgcagcggggGGCGCAGCGCGCGAAGGCGCTTTCAAAGGGATGTGCACACCCTATCCAAAGCCGATCACCGCGACCACAAACACGAAGACGTCGCTGGCGATGATCTCAGCGGCGCTGAACGTCGAGAGCCGCACCGCCGAGGCTGACACGAGAAGCAACAGCGATAGCCCCTGCTCCAAGTCAGGGAATGCGGTGGGCAACACGCTtgatgcggtgctgctgcatgtgCAGGTGCCGGCCTTGGCGCGTgacggaagaggaggcgagtCAGCAAGGGCGCTGCGCtcctcggcagcgtcgctgtGTTTGCTAGGCAAACGCGATAgctgcgacgctgccgaGGTGTCGATAGACCGCGCTGCAGGGGACCAGTGCATTCTGGAGACGTCGCCCACCGCGATGTCGCGTCCGCCCATCCTTTCTCCCGCTGGTACGCTAAGCCTGGCGGGCACTGCGGTCATCACCAGTAacggcaacaacaacggaaGTAATAGCAGCGCCGTTGGCGCCGGAGACGCGCTGCAAGTGACATCATGCGATGCGATGGCTCCTCCACCCGTCGAAGAGGCAGCATGTGTCGCACCTGCTGCGGTGGGTCTGATGAAGAGCAGCACGGTGAACGTCTACGACGGGTTTGTCacgctcaccgccgccgccaaccCGCTGCAGGAAGCCACCCAAGGCCCCTCTGCAGAACCTAGGCCCGATAAGACGCTTTCCATTTCACCGGCAGGTGAGGCCGCGGCAGAGACCACAGGCGTTGCCCTGCAGGCAGCACCTGTTGCCGGCGTCGCCACATTGACGTCAACGAACGCGACAATCCCGCTAGGCCATGCAGCAGCCGAGACCTCTTCCAAGCACCTGCAGGACTCCTCCGGCTCTCCGACGCATGTCGACCTCTCTAGCTCCTCATCGGTCGGCGGTCACCACCTCTCCGTAACAGAGGGGAGTGTCTTCCTGAAGCAGTCTGGCTCACGCCGCGAGGAGGCCTTCTATAACATGATACAGCCCTACCAAGAGGCACTCGTGCGGAAAGCGGTGCGACAGGCGCCGCACACGGTTCAGCATTGGAGCCAACACCACGCGGGCACGCCGTGCGCAGGAGTTCAACAAGGCGcagcctccaccgccgccgccgcctccccctcctctaaAGCGGGGCACCTCTCACCACTgcacgccagcgccagcCACCGACAGAGAGAtgacgacagcgacagcgtcgtGGCCGACCCGGACGATGTGGCTGCCATGTGCGAGGCAAGGTGGGAAGCCTACCAGCAgtacgaggcggaggacatGTCAAACCTGAACATTCTCGCCTCGGAACAGCTGGCGAAAAAGAATGCGGGGTgcgagcgccagcgcggtggcggaggcggtgacTGCGCTGGGCTGCTATACAACAGCCCATCATCGCCAACGTCGCTGCGCCAGGTGGACAAGGATCTCGTTGAGTTGGCTGCCCGACTGTGGTGGACGGTGCGCTGCCGTCACTTCTACCGCACTTCAGCGCCCGCCtacgaggtgcagcggcaggcggccgAGGCGGCAAGTCTGTCGCCACTGTCGTCGTTGGCCTGGCCACCCGCGGCCACCAcctgtggcagcggtggtgcagccgtCACCTATTCTTTAGACACCGCGccagcgtcgcagcagcctcACCATGCGCCACACGACTCCCTTGAAGCCCTGCCACCGACACTCCCATTGTCGCCGATGAGCGCATCCATGATAGAACAGGAAAAGGCTGAGCACAGGggtgaagcagcggcggcgctggcccCCAGCGTGAGCGGTACCGCCACGCCTTGCATGGTCGGCTCCTttgccgcctcgctgctggaAGGGCTcaccagcagctccagcgccgcagaGCGGCAATACGCCGTGCAGAAGCaccgcgcgctgcagctgttcGCCGCCTTCGTGCCACGCTACCACGGCACACGCCGCCTCTTCGCGCGTGACGTGCTCCGCTGCGAAAGTAagaagcagccgcagcagccgggaAAGCAGCAGATCGTGGTGGATGcagacaacgacgacgacgaggacaaCAACAGTGGCGACAAGAAGATCTGCCACATGATCATGCTTGAGTACGTGTGCTACCGCTTCCGTCGTCCATGCGTCATGGACATCAAGATGGGCAGCCGTCAGTATGGCCTGCACCCCTCCGCGGAGAAGAAGCGGAGCAAGGAGCGCAAGGCGAGGCTGTCCACGTCGGCACGGTACGGCATCCGCCTCGCTGGGTACCGCCGGTGGAACGCGGATGAGGGGCGGTACAACTGCCGCAGCAAActgcagtgccgctgccTTAGCCTCAACGAGGTGAAGAGCGAGATGTCGACCTTTCTGCTCCACAGCCGCGAGATGGAGCAGGTGTtccgccggcagctgcagcggctgcgcgtcgCCTTCAGCCAGCAGACCATTTTCCGCTTCTACACTTCCTCGTTGCTCTTTGTGTACGATGCCGATGATCCGCTGAAGACGGCGCGGGTGACGATGGTGGACTTTGCGTACACGTACGAGTCGAAGGAACTGCTGCAGGGCGGCGATCCTGATGCCGACTTCGACTATGATGTCGGGTACTTGAAGGCGCTTGacaccctcctctccctgctgGCGTAG